The Bacillus sp. Y1 genome has a window encoding:
- a CDS encoding EamA family transporter: protein MSIILALLAALFAALTAILAKIGIENVNSNLATAIRTVVVLIMAFLMVVITKQTDALFEVSGEALFYLVLSGLTTGLSWLCFFKAIQIGDVSKVVPIDKASVVLTIILSFIVLQEPATTLVVAGGVIISVGTFVLIGINKEMKKVRVGQSYIWLAVLSAIFASLTNILAKIGIEDVDSNVATFIRTVVIILFAWGIVFFQRTGKELKTISKRSYIFLILSGAATGLSWLCYFAALAFGKVSVVTPIDKFSVVITMVLSFILLKEKPSRNTVVGAVMITIGTALLIL from the coding sequence ATGAGTATTATTTTAGCTTTACTTGCTGCTTTATTCGCAGCACTAACCGCTATCTTGGCCAAAATCGGAATTGAAAATGTGAATTCCAACCTTGCCACAGCCATACGAACAGTGGTGGTACTGATTATGGCATTTCTCATGGTTGTCATCACCAAACAAACAGATGCCTTGTTTGAGGTTTCAGGAGAAGCACTGTTTTACCTCGTTCTGTCTGGGTTAACAACAGGACTTTCCTGGCTTTGCTTTTTCAAAGCGATTCAAATCGGGGATGTATCAAAGGTCGTTCCGATTGATAAAGCAAGTGTTGTTTTAACAATTATTCTCTCGTTTATTGTTCTTCAAGAGCCTGCGACTACCCTTGTCGTAGCGGGAGGAGTCATTATCTCTGTCGGAACCTTTGTACTAATTGGAATAAATAAAGAAATGAAAAAAGTTCGAGTAGGTCAGTCGTATATTTGGTTGGCGGTTCTATCAGCCATCTTTGCATCTTTGACAAATATATTAGCTAAGATCGGAATCGAAGACGTTGACTCAAATGTAGCCACCTTTATTAGGACGGTTGTTATCATCCTGTTTGCGTGGGGCATTGTCTTTTTTCAAAGAACAGGCAAAGAGTTGAAAACCATTTCGAAACGTTCCTACATATTTTTAATTTTATCCGGAGCGGCTACCGGGCTTTCATGGCTCTGCTACTTTGCAGCACTTGCCTTCGGGAAGGTGAGTGTGGTCACGCCGATTGATAAGTTCAGTGTTGTTATTACGATGGTGCTAAGTTTTATTCTTTTGAAGGAGAAGCCGTCGAGAAATACGGTTGTTGGAGCGGTAATGATAACGATTGGGACCGCGTTGCTCATTTTGTAG
- the asnA gene encoding aspartate--ammonia ligase produces the protein MRKIPAGYKSKLDLLQTEQAIKKVKDYFESNLAEELNLIRVSAPILVKEGNGINDNLNGVERIVSFDALDIKDTQIQVVQSLAKWKRLALAKYGIGLGKGLYTDMNAIRRDEILSNLHSLYVDQWDWEKVITNEQRNVQTLQAEVRKIYNVLRSTEIYLNDFFPELKPSLPMNIHFVTTQELEDQYPHLTPKQREDRVAKQYGAVFISQIGGALKSGSKHDGRSPDYDDWTLNGDIVLWNPTLEMAFEVSSMGIRVDEEALKQQLKQAGAEDRAQLEFHQSILNKEVPYTIGGGIGQSRLCMFFLQKAHIGEVQVSIWNEEILQSCRDANIQLL, from the coding sequence ATAAGGAAAATCCCTGCAGGTTATAAATCAAAGCTCGATTTATTACAAACGGAACAAGCGATTAAGAAAGTGAAGGATTATTTTGAGAGCAATTTGGCAGAAGAGCTAAATCTAATTCGTGTTTCAGCACCAATCCTTGTAAAAGAAGGCAATGGGATTAATGACAACCTAAATGGTGTGGAACGTATCGTTTCCTTTGATGCTTTAGATATAAAAGACACCCAAATCCAAGTCGTACAATCTTTGGCCAAGTGGAAACGACTAGCTCTAGCGAAATACGGAATTGGTTTAGGCAAGGGATTGTATACTGATATGAATGCCATACGCCGCGACGAAATTCTAAGTAATCTTCATTCTCTGTATGTGGATCAGTGGGACTGGGAAAAGGTCATTACAAACGAACAACGCAATGTCCAAACCTTGCAAGCGGAGGTTCGAAAAATATATAATGTGCTTCGATCCACAGAGATTTACCTTAATGACTTTTTCCCAGAACTAAAACCCTCACTTCCTATGAATATTCATTTCGTTACCACGCAAGAATTAGAAGATCAATATCCACACCTGACGCCGAAGCAAAGAGAAGATAGGGTTGCAAAGCAATACGGTGCCGTGTTTATCTCTCAAATTGGGGGTGCATTAAAGTCGGGCAGCAAACATGACGGTCGCTCGCCTGATTATGACGATTGGACGTTAAATGGCGATATAGTCCTTTGGAACCCTACCCTTGAAATGGCTTTTGAAGTGTCTTCTATGGGGATACGAGTAGATGAAGAAGCCTTGAAACAGCAGTTAAAACAGGCGGGTGCTGAAGATCGTGCACAATTAGAATTTCACCAATCTATTTTAAATAAGGAAGTTCCATACACCATTGGTGGAGGAATCGGCCAATCAAGATTATGCATGTTTTTCCTGCAAAAAGCACATATTGGTGAGGTTCAAGTGTCCATATGGAATGAAGAGATTTTACAATCTTGTAGAGATGCGAATATCCAACTATTATAA
- a CDS encoding phosphoenolpyruvate carboxykinase (ATP): MEQLTTQIMYRAFGLNIISDIYFPELTQVTEKYGDIDIIIRFDYSSKLREVFKESSLFCIVKDKKVFIRVPNIAYFSIESGSKIICTPIGSIKENQIRLYLLGTCMGALLLQRKIIPLHGSVVEINKKAYGVVGESGAGKSTLAATLLNQGYRLLTDDIIPVTLESGIPMVLPSYPQQKLWKESLDALKVSSDQYQPIFDRENKFLIPLHSKFYDEQIPLAGIFELVTGAEEVTLRPLNKLEQIKKLFEHTFRSFLVERLDLLEWHFNITTTLANSTMMYQLTRPESRFTTKELSDLILEVAQKE; this comes from the coding sequence ATGGAACAATTAACGACTCAAATTATGTACAGAGCATTTGGTCTAAATATTATTAGTGATATATACTTCCCAGAACTAACGCAAGTTACAGAAAAGTACGGGGATATAGATATTATAATTCGTTTTGATTATTCGTCAAAATTACGTGAAGTCTTTAAAGAATCAAGTCTTTTTTGTATTGTTAAAGATAAAAAAGTATTTATAAGAGTTCCAAACATAGCTTATTTTTCTATTGAATCTGGAAGTAAAATAATCTGCACTCCAATAGGGAGTATAAAGGAAAATCAAATTCGTTTATATTTGTTAGGTACTTGCATGGGGGCTTTGTTGTTACAAAGAAAGATAATACCACTTCATGGTAGTGTTGTAGAAATTAATAAGAAAGCTTATGGAGTTGTTGGAGAATCGGGAGCAGGTAAATCTACATTGGCTGCTACATTATTAAATCAAGGCTACCGACTATTAACTGACGATATCATTCCAGTCACTCTAGAAAGTGGAATTCCGATGGTTTTACCCTCTTACCCTCAACAAAAACTTTGGAAGGAGAGCCTTGATGCTTTAAAAGTTAGTTCAGATCAATATCAACCTATATTCGATAGGGAAAACAAATTTTTAATCCCCTTACATTCTAAATTCTATGATGAACAGATACCGTTAGCTGGGATATTTGAACTTGTGACCGGCGCGGAAGAAGTTACTTTACGCCCTTTAAACAAACTTGAACAAATAAAAAAACTCTTTGAACATACATTTCGTAGTTTCCTAGTTGAACGGCTTGACTTACTAGAGTGGCATTTCAATATTACAACTACATTAGCTAATTCTACCATGATGTACCAGTTAACTCGTCCCGAAAGTCGGTTTACCACTAAGGAATTATCGGATTTAATTTTAGAGGTCGCACAAAAGGAGTGA
- a CDS encoding MFS transporter, translating into MKNKYSFTAIGCYINYFVFGMAYIMIAQNMSFLTEQFHTDKAGISFIISAFGLGRLLSLYLGGVWSDKIGRKPFIVAGCLLFAVFLIGIPLSPNYVMAIIFAFCGGLGNAFLDAGTYPTLMEVFPKTAGSATVALKAFISFGSALLPLLIAFFIQHDIFYGASFFIPAIIFLVSGFMLVKAKFPNHKVSAESTDSGPPVVFYTKPNFMIEGVAIIVIGFTAPALLYLMNIWIPTYGQEMIGMPLVDSLKLMSYYSWGALLSVISLAFLVRKTIRPVTIVLVYPIFSFLSILALLAFKTPVLAMISAFLIGFFLAGVLQLGLTVLCEFFWDRKGSVTGVMYTATGLATTLIPMVSGFITRYVDIYGVFVFALLVNFIGILAAGVVFFQYRKLTSLKQQQLAA; encoded by the coding sequence ATGAAAAATAAATACTCTTTCACTGCAATTGGCTGCTACATCAACTATTTTGTCTTTGGCATGGCCTATATTATGATTGCACAAAATATGTCTTTCTTAACGGAACAATTCCACACAGATAAAGCCGGAATCAGCTTTATCATTTCGGCGTTTGGACTCGGTCGACTATTATCACTCTATTTGGGTGGTGTATGGTCAGATAAGATTGGAAGAAAACCATTTATTGTCGCTGGTTGTCTTTTGTTTGCTGTCTTCCTAATAGGTATACCACTTAGTCCTAACTATGTAATGGCGATTATCTTTGCTTTCTGTGGTGGATTGGGTAATGCATTTTTAGATGCAGGAACGTACCCAACGTTAATGGAGGTTTTCCCAAAGACAGCTGGATCAGCTACGGTTGCATTAAAGGCATTTATTTCTTTCGGCTCTGCTTTACTTCCATTACTGATCGCCTTTTTTATTCAGCATGATATTTTTTACGGGGCATCGTTTTTTATTCCAGCCATTATTTTCTTGGTATCAGGTTTCATGCTAGTAAAGGCAAAGTTTCCTAATCATAAGGTTAGCGCAGAAAGTACGGATAGTGGTCCACCTGTCGTCTTCTATACAAAGCCTAATTTTATGATCGAAGGAGTGGCCATTATTGTTATTGGTTTTACTGCTCCAGCTCTTCTTTATTTAATGAATATTTGGATTCCCACTTACGGGCAGGAAATGATAGGGATGCCTTTAGTGGATTCGTTAAAGCTGATGTCTTATTACAGCTGGGGAGCTCTTCTCTCTGTCATCTCTTTAGCATTTTTAGTAAGAAAGACGATTCGTCCCGTCACCATTGTTCTTGTTTATCCGATATTCTCATTTTTGTCGATTTTGGCATTATTGGCTTTTAAAACACCAGTGCTCGCAATGATTTCTGCATTTCTTATCGGCTTCTTTCTAGCAGGTGTTCTTCAGCTAGGATTAACCGTATTATGCGAGTTCTTCTGGGATCGTAAAGGCTCAGTAACAGGAGTTATGTACACCGCAACAGGCTTAGCAACGACCCTTATTCCGATGGTATCAGGATTCATCACCAGATATGTAGATATTTATGGCGTATTTGTGTTTGCGCTTCTAGTTAACTTCATAGGAATCCTTGCAGCAGGTGTTGTTTTCTTCCAATATCGTAAACTAACAAGCTTAAAGCAACAGCAACTAGCCGCATAA
- a CDS encoding asparagine synthase-related protein — MSAIAGILNLNGEPVSIEQSTGMMKALEKFPANDIQTWHNDNLFLGCHAQWITPESIGEQLPFYDYERRLAITADAIIDNREELFQLLQIDREDRKKITDSQLILLAYHKWGEESPKFLVGDFAYVIWDEKEQKLFGARDFSGSRTLYYFKDGQRFVFCTVMKPMLGLPVLNRDLNEQWLAEFIANPSQFDSVNPSSTVYKNIKQLPPSHSLKLDNKGYFLQRYSHLKQESKIKLKSNKEYEEAFTEVFEIAVTDRVRTYKEIGSHLSGGLDSSSVVSFAVKKLKENKKRLYTFSYVPVDDFVDWTHKSRIANERPQIEEIVSYVGNIEPKFLSFPDKSPYSVIDNSLDTLEMPYKYFENTFWLEEIYREAREQEVGVLLTGQRGNWSVSWGPILEYYALLFKRVQWLKLNQELNAFSKNLGGIKKKRILSDVLRRALPSLSTAISSTPFPVFINNNLANKTSVYEILKQNNIDKYGLEFPSVYEMRDNQFSRLYYWNTTGTYGAKLSTKYGLVDRDPTNDLRVIKFCLSIPEEQYVQNGYSRSLIRRVTKDLLPDSVRLNLQTKGIQGADSIHRMKSNWSNFISELEELKKHPAIHELINMDVLNQCLLSVKETPKPELAFEFDFKILMRVLILFRFIKNIEGR; from the coding sequence ATGAGCGCAATTGCTGGAATCTTAAACCTTAACGGGGAACCCGTCTCAATTGAACAAAGCACTGGCATGATGAAAGCTCTAGAAAAATTTCCTGCCAACGACATACAAACTTGGCATAATGATAACCTGTTCCTTGGCTGCCATGCTCAATGGATCACACCAGAATCGATTGGCGAACAGCTACCATTCTATGATTATGAAAGACGTCTAGCCATCACAGCAGACGCGATAATCGACAATCGAGAAGAGCTTTTCCAGCTTTTGCAGATTGATAGAGAAGATCGGAAGAAGATTACAGACAGTCAGCTGATTCTTCTTGCCTATCATAAGTGGGGGGAGGAATCGCCAAAGTTCTTAGTTGGAGACTTTGCCTATGTGATTTGGGATGAGAAAGAGCAGAAGTTGTTTGGGGCTCGAGATTTTTCGGGTAGTCGAACGCTTTATTATTTTAAAGATGGGCAGCGGTTTGTGTTTTGTACGGTGATGAAGCCGATGTTGGGGTTGCCGGTTCTCAATAGAGATTTAAATGAACAATGGTTGGCGGAGTTTATTGCGAACCCAAGTCAGTTTGATTCTGTAAATCCATCTTCAACAGTCTATAAAAATATTAAACAACTGCCACCTTCCCATTCATTAAAATTAGATAATAAAGGGTACTTTTTACAAAGATATAGTCATTTAAAACAGGAAAGCAAAATTAAACTAAAGTCAAATAAAGAATATGAAGAGGCTTTTACAGAGGTATTTGAGATTGCAGTGACCGATAGAGTAAGGACATATAAAGAAATCGGATCTCATTTGAGTGGTGGACTTGATTCGAGTTCAGTAGTTAGTTTTGCAGTGAAGAAATTAAAAGAAAATAAAAAGAGATTATATACATTCAGCTATGTACCGGTAGATGACTTTGTAGATTGGACTCATAAAAGTAGAATTGCGAACGAAAGACCTCAAATAGAAGAGATAGTAAGTTATGTTGGAAACATAGAACCTAAATTCCTTTCGTTCCCTGATAAAAGTCCATATTCTGTTATTGATAATAGTCTTGACACATTAGAAATGCCATATAAATATTTTGAAAATACATTTTGGTTGGAAGAGATTTATAGGGAAGCTAGAGAGCAGGAAGTAGGAGTATTGTTAACAGGTCAAAGAGGAAATTGGTCTGTTTCATGGGGGCCAATTTTAGAATATTACGCTTTGCTTTTTAAGAGAGTTCAATGGTTGAAATTAAATCAGGAACTAAATGCTTTTAGTAAAAATCTTGGCGGTATTAAGAAAAAAAGGATACTAAGTGATGTTTTAAGAAGAGCACTTCCTTCATTATCTACCGCAATTAGTTCAACTCCTTTTCCTGTTTTTATTAATAATAATCTAGCTAATAAGACAAGTGTGTATGAGATTTTAAAGCAAAATAACATTGATAAATATGGATTAGAGTTTCCTAGTGTCTATGAAATGAGAGATAACCAATTTAGTAGACTATATTATTGGAATACAACTGGTACATACGGAGCAAAATTATCAACTAAGTATGGTCTTGTTGACCGAGATCCAACCAATGATTTGAGAGTTATTAAATTTTGTTTATCTATTCCAGAAGAACAGTATGTTCAAAACGGATACAGTAGATCTCTAATTAGAAGGGTAACAAAGGATCTTCTACCAGATAGTGTTAGGCTAAATTTGCAGACAAAGGGAATCCAAGGAGCAGACAGTATCCATAGAATGAAATCTAATTGGAGTAATTTTATAAGTGAACTAGAAGAGCTAAAGAAACATCCTGCAATTCACGAATTAATCAATATGGATGTACTTAATCAATGTCTACTTTCTGTGAAAGAAACTCCAAAACCAGAATTGGCATTCGAGTTTGATTTTAAGATATTAATGAGAGTTCTCATTTTATTTCGATTTATAAAGAATATTGAAGGGAGGTGA
- a CDS encoding catalase translates to MAENKDMNASNGQDENRETLTTRQGHPVSDNQNIRTIGNRGPATLENYHFIEKISHFDREEIPERVVHARGSGAFGYFETYGKVGDEPVEKYTRAKVFSGAGKKTPLMVRFSTVAGAKDSPETARDPRGFAVKMYTEDGNWDLVGNNLKIFFIRDAMKFPDMIHAFKADPASNVPNPQRMFDFVSRTPEATHMITFLFSPWGIPATYRHMQGSGVNTYKWVNAEGEAVLVKYHWEPKQGIRNLTQDEANEIQAKNVGHATQDLYEAIERGEYPEWELFVQIMEDDYHPELDFDPLDDTKLWPEDQFPWLPVGRMVLDRNPVDFHAEIEQAAFGTGVLVDGMDFSDDKMLQGRTFSYSDTQRYRVGANYLKVPVNAPKAPIHTNQQRGQMDVRDPKESGDNPHINYEPSMLGGFKEASREGRAPHQPMYNAAAMSAPIDRPNNYGQAGHTYRSLEDWERDELIKNLSEALAVCDPKIQDAMIEHFTQADEEYGRRVREGLQMKMKEMEGMEAGKVPGRESGQSKYGQGTLAANEATKEAVQKSHESDPY, encoded by the coding sequence TTGGCAGAGAACAAAGATATGAATGCTTCAAACGGACAAGATGAGAATCGTGAGACTCTAACCACACGTCAGGGCCATCCTGTTTCAGATAATCAAAATATCCGCACGATTGGTAACCGCGGACCAGCTACACTTGAGAATTATCACTTCATTGAAAAAATTTCCCATTTTGATCGTGAAGAAATACCAGAGCGTGTGGTACACGCACGTGGTTCTGGAGCATTTGGGTATTTTGAAACTTATGGAAAAGTGGGAGATGAACCAGTAGAAAAGTATACGCGCGCAAAAGTCTTTTCTGGTGCCGGGAAGAAAACACCATTAATGGTTCGTTTCTCTACAGTGGCAGGCGCGAAGGATTCGCCCGAAACAGCGCGTGATCCGCGTGGCTTCGCTGTAAAAATGTATACGGAAGACGGAAACTGGGATCTTGTTGGGAACAACCTGAAGATTTTCTTTATTCGTGATGCGATGAAGTTCCCTGATATGATTCACGCTTTTAAAGCGGATCCTGCTTCAAACGTTCCCAATCCACAGCGGATGTTTGATTTCGTTTCTCGTACACCTGAGGCGACACATATGATTACCTTCCTCTTCTCTCCATGGGGAATTCCAGCTACATATCGTCATATGCAGGGTTCTGGTGTAAACACTTATAAATGGGTGAATGCCGAGGGTGAGGCGGTGTTGGTAAAATACCACTGGGAACCAAAGCAAGGAATCCGAAATTTAACACAAGATGAGGCTAACGAGATTCAAGCCAAAAACGTAGGTCATGCAACACAAGATTTATATGAAGCAATCGAGCGTGGGGAATATCCTGAATGGGAGCTTTTTGTTCAAATCATGGAAGATGATTACCATCCAGAGCTCGACTTTGATCCTCTCGATGATACAAAACTGTGGCCAGAAGATCAATTCCCATGGTTACCAGTAGGTCGTATGGTTCTTGATCGCAATCCAGTTGATTTTCATGCTGAGATTGAGCAAGCTGCCTTTGGTACAGGAGTTCTTGTCGATGGAATGGACTTTTCAGATGATAAAATGTTGCAAGGTCGTACCTTCTCTTACTCCGATACGCAACGCTATCGTGTTGGAGCAAACTATCTAAAAGTGCCTGTAAATGCGCCAAAGGCACCTATCCACACAAATCAGCAACGCGGGCAAATGGATGTACGTGACCCAAAAGAGTCAGGGGATAATCCACATATTAACTATGAGCCATCAATGCTCGGCGGATTTAAGGAAGCTAGTAGAGAAGGTCGTGCACCACACCAGCCAATGTATAATGCAGCAGCAATGAGTGCGCCAATTGATCGTCCTAACAACTATGGGCAGGCAGGCCACACATACCGAAGTTTGGAAGATTGGGAGCGCGATGAATTAATTAAAAACTTATCCGAAGCACTTGCCGTATGCGATCCAAAAATTCAAGATGCCATGATTGAACATTTCACACAAGCCGATGAAGAGTATGGACGCCGTGTGAGAGAAGGTCTTCAAATGAAAATGAAAGAAATGGAAGGCATGGAAGCAGGTAAAGTTCCAGGGCGTGAATCAGGACAATCAAAATATGGACAAGGTACATTAGCTGCGAATGAAGCAACAAAAGAAGCGGTACAGAAAAGTCACGAGTCCGATCCTTATTAA
- a CDS encoding shikimate kinase, which produces MTVTLREVPLREKSIVFIGFMGVGKTTIGKLVAKKLYRDFIDIDQVIEEEYGAPTSEIFKQIGEKAFRAKEKEVITELSKKKLSVLSLGGGAFLQEDIREACLKNCIVFFLDLSWEYWKDRISLIIDSRPVLQGRNIDEILELFNSRQEIYQYHHSKVKTDTQEADEIADYIVDSLKVAWDIYEPR; this is translated from the coding sequence ATGACAGTGACATTAAGAGAAGTTCCGTTAAGAGAGAAAAGTATCGTATTTATCGGTTTCATGGGTGTGGGGAAAACAACCATTGGAAAATTAGTAGCTAAAAAGCTTTATCGTGATTTTATAGATATCGATCAAGTGATCGAAGAAGAATATGGTGCACCGACTTCAGAAATTTTTAAACAAATTGGGGAAAAAGCCTTCCGAGCGAAAGAAAAAGAAGTAATTACTGAATTAAGCAAGAAGAAGCTTTCTGTTCTTTCTTTAGGGGGCGGTGCGTTTCTTCAAGAAGATATAAGGGAAGCGTGTTTGAAAAATTGTATCGTGTTTTTCCTAGACTTATCGTGGGAATATTGGAAGGATCGTATTAGTCTAATTATTGATTCAAGACCGGTTCTTCAAGGTCGGAATATTGATGAAATATTGGAGCTTTTTAATAGTAGACAAGAGATCTATCAATACCACCATTCAAAGGTAAAAACCGATACTCAGGAAGCAGATGAGATCGCCGATTATATCGTCGATTCTTTAAAAGTTGCTTGGGATATTTATGAGCCAAGATAA
- a CDS encoding paeninodin family lasso peptide — translation MKKEWQTPELQVLDVNMTMAGPGIKTPDASQPDVDEVVHYS, via the coding sequence ATGAAAAAGGAATGGCAAACTCCAGAACTACAAGTTCTTGATGTAAATATGACAATGGCTGGACCTGGAATTAAAACTCCAGATGCAAGTCAACCAGATGTAGATGAAGTGGTACATTACAGCTAA
- a CDS encoding lasso peptide biosynthesis PqqD family chaperone, translating to MLTQKGVTLKDRVKKVEGNIVSDMGGEKVMLSVKNGKYYNLGESGGIIWEIIDPTFEVNELIEKLIEIYQVERVDCETQAIQFLNHLLKEELIELT from the coding sequence ATGTTAACCCAAAAAGGTGTTACTTTAAAAGATAGAGTCAAGAAAGTTGAAGGAAATATTGTAAGTGATATGGGTGGAGAGAAAGTAATGTTAAGTGTAAAGAATGGCAAGTATTATAATCTTGGTGAAAGTGGTGGGATTATTTGGGAAATAATAGATCCAACTTTTGAAGTAAATGAGTTAATTGAAAAACTGATCGAAATCTATCAGGTTGAAAGGGTCGATTGTGAAACACAAGCTATTCAATTTTTGAATCATTTATTAAAAGAAGAGTTAATTGAATTGACCTAA
- a CDS encoding MFS transporter, protein METNKKYYPIAFALYFTYLVHGIGVSILAQYKQNFAEKWGATTLTDGTFDVSMVLTVIAALGLGRLISLPIAGPLSDKFGRRVSGLIGITAYVTYFIGLVFSPSMYVAYAFALLGGVANSFIDTAVYPAIMEIFKKKGDVGNLFVKFSISIGQFLLPFMIGFVAANTMPFTTLFYLSAILLAVAGVLMAVLPFPPMLVKVEKADSKKSEKVKLTGPSLAIVILGFTVTSTFILWLNANQELGKLYGLADPSKIQSYYALGTVIAILVTSYLINKKILQSVQVVALYPAIAAVMLLVIYFVKVPSILLVGGFVLGFTAAGGVLQLVTSLAVELSPANGGKMTSIVMIASSLANYTILTAAGAITKAGGVNGPLYLLLFNFAITAIGVGLAVYVNKKYAEKATVPVKMAS, encoded by the coding sequence ATGGAGACAAATAAAAAATATTATCCAATCGCATTCGCACTTTATTTTACTTATTTAGTACACGGAATTGGAGTATCCATCTTAGCGCAATACAAGCAGAACTTTGCAGAAAAATGGGGGGCTACCACATTAACGGACGGTACATTTGACGTTAGTATGGTGCTTACGGTCATTGCTGCATTAGGTTTGGGACGTTTAATCTCGCTTCCCATTGCAGGACCACTATCAGATAAATTTGGAAGAAGAGTATCTGGATTAATTGGTATTACAGCTTATGTCACTTATTTTATTGGTCTTGTATTCTCACCAAGTATGTATGTTGCCTACGCATTTGCTTTACTAGGCGGAGTGGCGAACTCTTTCATAGATACAGCGGTTTATCCAGCCATCATGGAAATTTTTAAGAAAAAAGGCGATGTGGGTAATCTATTTGTAAAGTTCTCGATTTCCATTGGACAATTTTTGCTTCCATTTATGATTGGTTTTGTAGCAGCAAATACTATGCCATTTACAACATTATTCTATTTATCAGCGATTCTTTTAGCAGTAGCAGGGGTACTAATGGCGGTTTTACCATTCCCTCCAATGTTGGTGAAAGTTGAAAAAGCAGACTCTAAAAAATCAGAAAAGGTAAAGCTAACAGGACCAAGTTTGGCGATTGTGATATTAGGATTTACCGTTACTTCTACATTTATCTTGTGGTTAAATGCGAATCAGGAATTAGGAAAACTATACGGTTTAGCGGACCCAAGTAAAATTCAATCGTATTATGCACTTGGTACAGTTATTGCAATTCTAGTCACATCCTATTTAATTAACAAAAAAATTCTCCAATCGGTTCAAGTCGTTGCTCTTTACCCGGCGATTGCTGCTGTCATGCTGCTAGTGATTTACTTTGTGAAAGTACCTTCGATTTTATTAGTCGGTGGATTCGTCCTTGGGTTTACTGCTGCAGGTGGAGTTCTTCAATTAGTCACATCTTTAGCTGTAGAACTATCACCAGCAAACGGTGGAAAAATGACATCGATTGTTATGATCGCTTCAAGTCTCGCAAACTACACGATTCTAACAGCTGCAGGAGCAATTACGAAAGCTGGCGGAGTAAATGGCCCATTGTATCTTCTATTGTTTAACTTTGCGATCACAGCAATCGGTGTCGGACTTGCTGTATATGTGAACAAGAAGTATGCAGAAAAGGCGACAGTTCCGGTTAAAATGGCGAGCTAA
- a CDS encoding shikimate dehydrogenase, which yields MADLGRIDGRTKLIGLLATPIGHSLSPAMQNMSLRERGLNYAYMAFEVGNEQLSDVVTGMRALGVRGFNVSMPNKTKILPLLDELSPAAQFTGAVNTVVNENGKLIGHITDGTGYMRALKEAGVDVVGKKMTLMGAGGAATAIAIQAALDGVAEISIFNREDDFYHRALKNAQIINEEIEGINCKATVYNLDDADRLKEEIATSDILTNATGVGMKPLEGESVVPDASWLRPELIVSDVVYIPRKTRLLELAEEAGCAKVINGLGMMLWQGAAAFKLWTGEDMPVEYVKEQMF from the coding sequence ATGGCAGATTTAGGACGCATCGATGGTAGAACAAAATTAATCGGACTTTTAGCAACCCCAATCGGACACTCATTATCACCAGCTATGCAAAACATGTCATTAAGAGAGCGTGGTTTAAATTATGCATATATGGCATTTGAGGTAGGAAATGAGCAGTTATCCGATGTAGTAACAGGAATGAGAGCGTTAGGCGTAAGAGGATTTAATGTATCCATGCCTAATAAAACGAAAATCCTTCCATTATTAGATGAACTTTCTCCTGCTGCTCAGTTTACGGGTGCAGTGAATACAGTGGTTAATGAAAACGGAAAGCTAATCGGTCATATTACAGACGGAACTGGATATATGAGAGCATTAAAAGAAGCAGGTGTGGACGTCGTTGGCAAGAAAATGACCTTGATGGGTGCTGGTGGAGCAGCGACTGCGATTGCGATTCAAGCAGCCTTGGATGGAGTGGCTGAAATCTCGATTTTCAACCGTGAGGACGACTTTTACCATCGTGCATTAAAGAATGCCCAAATCATTAACGAAGAAATAGAAGGAATCAATTGTAAGGCGACGGTTTACAATCTTGATGATGCCGATCGATTAAAGGAAGAAATTGCAACTAGCGATATTCTTACAAATGCAACAGGTGTAGGAATGAAACCGTTAGAAGGTGAGAGCGTGGTGCCAGATGCATCTTGGTTAAGACCAGAGCTTATTGTATCTGATGTCGTATACATTCCACGTAAAACAAGATTACTAGAATTAGCAGAAGAAGCTGGTTGTGCGAAAGTAATCAATGGTTTAGGCATGATGCTTTGGCAAGGTGCAGCAGCATTTAAGCTTTGGACTGGCGAGGATATGCCTGTTGAGTATGTAAAAGAGCAAATGTTTTAA